From a single Sphingobium lignivorans genomic region:
- a CDS encoding glutathione S-transferase family protein yields the protein MAEPQELTIYHIPGCPFSERVEIMLELKGLRMKDVEIDISKPRPDWLLAKTGGTTALPLLDVENGESLKESMVILRYLEQRYPDPAVAHPDPFCHAVEGMLAELSGPFSGAGYRMILNRDIGKREEMRAAVDAEFGKVDAFLKRYATGSDFLFDDRFGWAEVAFTPMFKRLWFLDYYEDYEVPARFDRVLRWRAACTAHPAAQYRSKEELLKLYYDYTQGGGNGRIPEGRSISSFSPDFDWRARPMPPRDKWGHAATDAELGLTR from the coding sequence ATGGCCGAACCACAGGAACTGACGATCTATCATATCCCCGGCTGCCCCTTCTCCGAGCGGGTGGAAATCATGCTTGAGCTCAAGGGCCTGCGCATGAAGGATGTCGAGATCGACATTTCCAAGCCGCGCCCGGACTGGCTGCTTGCCAAGACCGGGGGCACGACTGCGCTTCCGCTTCTCGACGTCGAGAATGGCGAGAGCCTCAAGGAAAGCATGGTCATCCTGCGCTATCTGGAGCAGCGCTATCCCGACCCGGCGGTGGCGCATCCCGATCCCTTCTGTCACGCGGTGGAAGGCATGCTGGCGGAACTGTCCGGCCCCTTCTCCGGCGCGGGCTACCGGATGATCCTCAACCGGGACATCGGCAAGCGGGAGGAGATGCGCGCTGCCGTCGATGCCGAGTTCGGCAAGGTGGACGCGTTCCTCAAACGCTATGCGACCGGCAGCGACTTTCTGTTCGACGATCGCTTCGGCTGGGCGGAAGTGGCGTTCACGCCGATGTTCAAGCGCCTGTGGTTCCTGGACTATTATGAGGATTATGAAGTGCCGGCACGCTTCGACCGGGTGCTGCGCTGGCGCGCGGCGTGCACGGCGCATCCGGCCGCGCAATATCGCTCGAAGGAAGAGCTGCTGAAGCTCTATTATGACTACACGCAAGGCGGCGGGAATGGCCGCATTCCCGAGGGGCGCAGCATCTCCAGCTTCTCGCCGGATTTCGACTGGCGCGCGCGCCCGATGCCGCCCCGCGACAAATGGGGGCACGCGGCGACCGACGCGGAACTGGGTCTCACCCGCTGA
- a CDS encoding glycosyltransferase, translating to MRIVDVAAFYTPFGGGVKTYIERKLLAGPAAGHEIIVIAPGPGYRVEDRGPGARIVYLKDPQFPLDRRYHYFRDVETLHATLDQLAPDIVEASSPWRSARFVGEWPGKAPRALIMHADPMSAYAYRWFDPIASRPVIDRAFGMFWRHLQRMDQLFDGAITTGEDQTNRLLAGGMTRVITNPMGVQPGIFSPAYRDEGLRARLLARCALDPSATLLLGAGRHGPEKRWPMVIEAVTAAGVHAPVGLIIAGDGRDQARVVAAAAENPHVHLISPISDRHEVARLFASCDALIHGCEAEVFCTVGGEARAAGLPLIMPDRGGAADHARLADGWLYASADPRSAAKAILDFIAAPREAVRARALEHARNVRTIDEHFADLFAYYEKLVANPVVDRSRPPVG from the coding sequence ATGCGGATTGTCGATGTCGCAGCCTTCTACACGCCCTTCGGCGGTGGCGTAAAAACCTATATCGAGCGAAAGCTGCTCGCCGGCCCGGCGGCCGGGCACGAGATCATCGTCATTGCGCCGGGGCCTGGCTATCGCGTCGAGGACCGGGGGCCGGGCGCGCGGATCGTCTATCTCAAGGATCCGCAGTTTCCGCTCGACCGGCGCTATCATTATTTCCGGGATGTGGAGACGCTCCACGCCACGCTGGACCAGCTCGCGCCGGACATCGTGGAAGCATCCTCGCCTTGGCGCAGTGCGCGCTTCGTGGGCGAATGGCCCGGCAAGGCGCCACGGGCGCTCATCATGCACGCGGACCCCATGTCCGCTTATGCCTATCGCTGGTTCGACCCCATCGCTTCCCGCCCGGTCATCGACCGCGCCTTCGGCATGTTCTGGCGGCATCTCCAGCGCATGGACCAGCTCTTCGACGGCGCGATCACCACGGGCGAGGACCAGACCAACCGGCTGCTCGCGGGCGGCATGACGCGGGTCATCACCAATCCCATGGGCGTGCAGCCGGGCATCTTCTCCCCCGCTTATCGCGACGAGGGCCTGCGCGCCCGCCTGCTCGCCCGATGCGCGCTCGATCCGTCCGCGACCCTGCTGCTCGGGGCGGGGCGGCACGGGCCGGAAAAGCGCTGGCCGATGGTGATCGAAGCCGTCACGGCCGCCGGCGTTCACGCGCCGGTGGGCCTCATCATCGCCGGCGACGGGCGCGATCAGGCCCGCGTGGTGGCCGCTGCTGCGGAGAATCCGCACGTGCATCTCATCTCGCCGATCTCGGACCGGCACGAAGTCGCGCGACTCTTTGCGAGCTGCGACGCGCTGATCCACGGCTGCGAGGCGGAAGTCTTCTGCACGGTCGGCGGCGAAGCGCGCGCGGCCGGCCTGCCGCTCATCATGCCGGACCGGGGCGGTGCGGCGGACCATGCCCGTCTGGCGGACGGCTGGCTCTACGCGTCGGCAGATCCGCGATCAGCCGCAAAGGCCATTCTGGACTTCATCGCCGCCCCGCGCGAGGCGGTGCGTGCCCGCGCGCTGGAGCATGCCCGCAACGTGCGCACGATCGACGAGCATTTCGCGGACCTCTTCGCTTATTACGAAAAGCTGGTGGCCAATCCGGTGGTTGACCGCTCCCGCCCGCCCGTCGGCTGA
- a CDS encoding DUF2141 domain-containing protein, with the protein MSMSLLLAAAAAAGSANYIPSSPDLGIEEGRCRPNESGPSFLITLAGLKDRKGRVKVELYPNNDDDFLQDDNILVMAGKAFRRVEMPVPQTGPVVLCIRAPAAGNYTLSLLHDRDANRKFGLSVDGIGFPGDPKLGWSKPKARSAAAAVGNGPTRITVTMQYRKGLFSFGPLNK; encoded by the coding sequence ATGTCGATGAGTTTGTTGCTGGCTGCCGCGGCTGCCGCCGGATCGGCCAATTACATCCCGTCCTCACCGGACCTGGGGATTGAAGAAGGACGCTGCCGCCCGAACGAGAGTGGTCCCTCCTTCCTCATCACCCTGGCAGGTCTCAAGGATCGCAAGGGCCGCGTGAAGGTCGAGCTCTATCCCAACAATGACGATGATTTCCTGCAGGACGACAATATCCTCGTGATGGCGGGCAAGGCCTTCCGCCGGGTCGAGATGCCTGTGCCGCAGACCGGCCCGGTCGTGCTCTGCATCCGCGCGCCTGCAGCGGGAAATTACACGCTCAGCCTGCTTCATGATCGCGACGCCAATCGCAAGTTCGGGCTGTCCGTCGATGGCATCGGCTTCCCCGGCGATCCCAAGCTCGGCTGGTCCAAGCCCAAGGCCCGCAGCGCGGCGGCGGCGGTCGGCAATGGCCCGACGCGCATCACCGTGACGATGCAGTATCGCAAGGGCCTGTTCAGCTTCGGCCCGCTCAACAAGTAA